The DNA window AGAACACTGGCCGATCAAAAGGCTATGGTTTTGTTAGTATTTACTCATTCACTTACTCATGCTTGATTAATAGTCGTTTTGATCAAGGTTTTCTTGTGCttattttgatgattaaaaGTGATCTAGATAGCTGTTAAATTCTGGATTTTTTCCATTGTGGATAAATGGgctgtgtttttatttgatggatgaaGAATGACATGGGTTTTTGAATTGTATTTGTGTGGAGGGTGTAGGTAACTTTCCGAGAACCAGAGGCAGCTAGGAGAGCCTGTGCTGATCCTACTCCGATGATCGATGGGAGACGGGCTAACTGTAATTTGGCTTCACTTGGACGACCTCGGCCACCACAGCCTTATGGTATCGGTTTTTCTAAATGCAAGAACAATTTTGTACTGGATAAGGAATATTGAAAGCCAATATGATTCAATTCTTTAGTTTTATTCGGGCTAATTTCCTCTGCTTGCTGCTTTGTTTCTAGTTGGACGTCTGAGACCAGCTCCCCCATACATTGCAAGTGTGCAAACCCCCAGAGGGACTTATGCTGGAAGTTTTGGCTACCAGCAACCAGTTTCTTATGGCTACCAACAAGGCTTGATGTATCATCCATATGGGTAGGTTTTATGCTACATTCCAAAGTAAACAATAATTCTACTTGTTGCTGTTAAAAAGTTTCCTCAATTTGGCTGGTACAAAGtatcaaattcaatttcatgatatgtgaagaaggatttttttttaaaaattttttgtcCTCCTTATTTATGTGTTATCTGAAGTCATGTATTCATTTTTGCATTTACGTATCTGGTTGGCTTTTTAAAGACGCTATGGCAATGCCATATTTTGTTTCCTGTCAATTCCTGCCAACTTTCCCAGGAGTTGCGCTTAGAATTTAGTAGAGTTCAATATGGAATTTTATGTCAGCTCATTGTTAATTTGTAAATATCTGTTTTTTTAGGCTAGTTGACTAAAATTTGTTTGATGGGTCATGGTTCAATTTTAGGTGTAGTTTCTATTGTTCGCAATACTGATGTCTACTTAATATAGGCAGAACCCTAACTTCAACTCTAGAAGTAGTCTTTATTGCTCCTCGTATGCACTGCATTTACTCATCAACCTATGTTGTGAAGCGAATGAAACTATGGATAGAGTGGCCACGGTTTTCAAGTTAGATTGGGTATATGTCCTTTGCAACTACTTTCTCTTTTTTACATTTCCCAGCTCCCTTATACGTGGCTATTCATATACACACCAATCACATCATTGAACGTCAGTTTGAGATTTCTAGCTGCTCTAGAAGTAAGTCTGTTTCCTAGAATTCGGGGTTCCTTTTGTCCAAGTTACAGTGATGTGACATGGTGTGATTGGTAATTGCAGGAATGCAAAAAGTGGTAGTTGCAGAGGATATGTGCCCCAGCTCATTGTTTATTGAACAGGCAAGATCACAGTCATGGTTTGAAATGtgtatatagaaaagaaaataaactggaaacATTAGTTTTTGGGGTGTGGTGCCCATCGCACTGTGCATTTATCCTTTGGACATATTTGAGAGAGAGCTCATTTTTAGGAGAAGTAACCATgtagttttcttgaaaaatcctGGATTCTTTCAGTGTTATGATGATATGTTTACTTTGTTCTCTCCATGTAATATGATTTCTATGTAAAATTCCTTTCCCTATACTGATCTTTTTGCCATCTCTATGGTTGGTTCATCTATTCAGCTATGCAGCATATGGACCTGAATACGTTTATCAACAGGTAAATGGTGACAGGAATTAGGAtctttttcttgggtttttaaACTGTCTTAAAACTACCAAGATGACTTGATACTGATTATTGTTGCTGTCTTCCTACTAGCAGGGTGTTTACAACCCTTATGCTGCTGGCCAGCAGTACCTTCAGATATATGGAGTTCCTGGAACAGTGAACACAGGCATGTATCCTTATGGGCAGTTCGGTCAAAATGTTCCTGGAGGTCATGGTTATACAACAATGCAAGGATATGCTGTGCCAGGTCATCATATTATGCAGTTTGGTGGACCAGGTGTCAATGCAATGACAACTTCACCTTTGCCAACGATTCAAGCACCATATCCTACAGGTTAACATTTCAGCTCAAAATCTCTTCACTGTTCCATTCAAATGTCAAGGACATGAGAAAACTAGCTGATGTCTGATCTTGTCTATATTTTTCATAGCTACTTTTGGCATCATAAATTGACTTCATGCACAAAAGTGCTAAGAAATTAGTTGTGAAAGTGAGGGGAAATTCCGTTCACAGAGAGAAACTATTGAAATGGTACCTGTTGTGGGCTCAGAAACAAGTAGAACCCTTTGAGGAGGGGACTAATAATCGTCTTAAACTTTCGATGATAAAGGGAGGGTAAAAAATCCTACCAAAGAAGTGGCATTGTTATGCAATTAACTGATGAatgttgcataaaaaaataaccacactGGTAAACCTGATTGAGGAAATGCATTGGTTTGCAGGTATAGCTGCAGCTGTTCCAGCACAGCAACAGTTTATTGTTCCCGCTCCTTCTCCTCAATATATGCATAGTAGCGGTTCTGACCAAACCACTGGGTGAGGAGCTGATCAAGGTGAGTGGCATCAAACGGCCATGGGAAGTATGGCACAATGTTTTCAGACCTATGCTGCCACCATTATGTTGTAACATGGAccgattgtttttcaatcttAGGTATCCTTAAGACTGCAGCAGGACTAAGAGCAGCGGAACTGCTACTTGCGTGGCGGGCTTCGAATCTAGCCTTGCAAACTATTTACCTTGCATTCTAGAGGTACAATCTTTGAGTTTTCTGTAAGCATGCATATTTACTGCTAAATGAGAGCGTGTCCTGTACTGAACTAGAAACTACGGTACTTAAAATTACTACCCTATTGTTATTTAGAAAGTAAACCTCGATTTTGGCGAGTCTCAAACCATACTGTGAAGGCATAAACCATCCCCTTCACTTTGTTGGAGTCCAGTATCAACCTTTTTTTGAAACTATATTACTGAAACTATGCCACTCGTTCTTGGTGGTTTACATGTAGCATGAGGCCCTTAAGATAATTGCATGGAAAGTATTAATCTTACAGATTTGATGTTGTGCAGGTCATACGTAATCATGCTCACCAGAGAAGTCGAGGGGGATCTGAGCTGCCCCGAACGGGTGGAGAAGGGATGTGGGAAATTCTTCCTTTACCCTAGTGTATAGAAAACTCTTGTATGCTGCCAAAACTCAGGAAGAGTAACAGGCAGCATTGCATTTTATGGATGCTGGAATTGGTTCCTGGCAGCCATATCATAGGAATAATAAGAAACCGTAAAAAGAAACCATCATGTTAGAATCAACATATGATTCTTTTATAGTCTAGTAGTCCCAGCATTTGGGTGTATAGGTAGTCTCGTGTCTGTGTTGGTGTCCTGCATTGTATTTAACCATCACTGGTGCTTTGTTCATACTAGTACTAGCGGTTCTCCCTTTTTTCGGGCTCTCAAGTCTTTGTAATTCGGATCATATGGAAAGCAGACCTCAAAACATGGGGGAAGCTCCAcgtatatttaatttaaaaaaaaaaaaaaagttgtgtgtGGACGGTCGTCTCCTTGCAAGGTCTGCCCAAATATCTTGTCTATGAACTTTGGTTCAAGCGTTTTGGCCCCTTCAAGCAGCAGGAGGGAGAGGAGAGACTACGTATAAAGAGGTAAGCGAAGTGTCCATTGTACGGAACTGATTCCCCTTTCACAAGAATCTGCTACATGGTCGCATCCATTTATTTGCAGGTTGGTGGCTCAACAATTTGCCTTGTGTGTTTGGCTTTATAAAATTGGGATTTGTGAATTGGCAAAGCGCGTGTTGCCAAACAGGCACTAAGAGAAaggaatattttatttgtgttttacaTAAATAAAGTCACCAATTGAACTTCCTTTAAACGGGTTGAACCGACCATAAGCAAATTAAGTCAAACAATTTGGCTGCACCCCTAACATTTGACCATTGTATTCACTCGGTACAAGGAGTTTAAAGTGAAATTACAAGTGCTATAaagtttagaaaatattaaatacatggAGAGTTGTATTTTTCCATCTCACAAAAATATGAGATTCAAAATGTGAGATGGAGAAGGACAACTCTTCCCATGCTAAATAATTACCATAAATTAGTCtatagtttagaaaaaataatcaattggTTCCTGCAGTTTCAAGAAATATATGTTTCTTGAAACTATAGactatatatgtattttaaaatttatctataacttttttcttcaatctatttttaattttgatacatataaaaaagaaaaaaaatagaatggatggaataattaacaagaaaagaaagaatttattaaaacaactaatattaaaatactgataaaaaaatatttgattatttttaaaattacagggattaattaatttattctaataCAAGGACTAAGTCATAATTAATCCCTCATCATTTTATAATTCAGTCATTGGATGCACACCAAACTACGTCGCTTTAACGGGAGCAGAACAGCATACCACTCTCTATCCTCAAAAGGAAGGAGCCTGCTcgttaaaaacataaaagagagaaattacGACTCGTTAAACAATTCCCACCTTCAGCAACATCCgagcgctctctctctctctctcattggAGCGCCTATAACAGCAGTCATGGCCTCAGTATCACCCGCACCACCATCTCTCCACCCCAAAATCCCTCTATCCTCtaccgtcaaacctgagattcaaCCTCCCACAACCGCCGCACCTTCTCCCCGACCACCACAACCACCTCCTCCCTCCTCCGAACCCGACGTCGTCCACATCCCTAGCTACTCCCGTAAGTCCTCCAAAACCCTTATCCATCATCCCTACATGATTGCATTATAtttgaatcaattattttttgtttttttataggctGGTTTTCATGGGACAACATACACGAATGCGAGGTCCGATTCCTCCCAGAATTCTTCGATTCGCGATCGCCTTCGAAAAACCCTAGTGTTTACAAGTACTACAGGAACTCAATCATCTCCCAATTCAGGAAAAACCCTTCCGCCAAACTCACTTTTACTGAAATCAGGAAGACTCTCGTAGGCGATGTGGGGTCCATTCGTAGGGTTTTTGATTTCTTGGATGCTTGGGGTTTGATCAATTACTCCCCTTTGAATAAGCAATTGAAGTGGGAAGATGGCAAGGATTCTTCTTCCAAGACTGCTGCTTCGCCCgccggtggtggtggtggtgatggaggGACTGCCGGTGATGCTAATGCTAGTAATACTAAGGACAATTGTAAGAGATTGTGCAGTGGTTGTAAGTCTCTCTGTAGCATTGCTTGCTTCTTTTGCGATAAGGTAACTTTCTCTTGTTCTAGCAAATGCTTTTTTCGATCTAGGGATTGATGTtgtctttgttttcttgattttgaattttgatgcaACGCTTGGTTTAATTCAATGTCTAGAGCACATGCCTGTGTGTAATGTAATAATTGGATGTTAATGTCGGACAGTggtgtttgagtttttttgtgtAAGCTAATGTATGAATGAGATGGTATATGAATGGTTTGGATTATTGTTTACTGTTTGTTATTGTTATACAGTATGATATAACTCTTTGTGCCCGGTGCTATGTGCGTGGAAACTATCGGGTTGGTGTCAGTTCATCGGATTTCAGGCGGGTGGAGATAAGTGAAGAGGCAAGGACAGATTGGACAGAGAAAGAGACTTTGCAACTTCTTGAAGCTGTTATGCATTATAGGGATGACTGGAAGAAGGTTGCGCAACATGTTGGTGGTAGAAGTGAGAAGGACTGCATTACTCATTTTATCAAGCTTCCTTTTGGAGAGGTTTTTACTGATTATACAGACGTAGGGGATGTTGACAGCAAGTATAACCAAATAAAGGactgtgatgatgatgaatctGGACGAAATGGTAATGGTTCTCCATccacaagtaaaaaaatacgTCTCTCACCTCTTGTGGATGCAAGCAACCCAATAATGGCTCAGGTATAGTCTTCCATTCATTTTTAAGTTTGAAAGTACTGAAGAATTTTACCAAAAATGTTTGtcttagaaaaaaatgaaaagatcatggctacaaaaaaaaaaagagagggcattttcaatcaaaattcatAGAACTTTGAGATTTAGACGTATGTGTGCTGGATTTGATTGGTTTAGGAACCACTTGGTTGACCAAAACTTGACCGCATCCTGTGCAACAAAAATATTGTCCGTGAGACTATTTTTTGATCttcaaacaataattaaaagtgaCCTGGTATAATTTCCTCCCTTGCTTCCTTGAACATACGCTTAATAATCAACCTTGATTTGCATCATACTTGGTTTCAATTTTGTTGTGGTGTGAATCCATGtagtgtcatttttttattaatttgatgtcaAATATGCactgatatatttatttgaaattttctcAGGCTGCTTTTTTATCAGCTTTGGCGGGCACAGAGGTTGCAGAAGCTGCGGCTCGAGCAGCTGTAACTACTCTGACTGAGGTGGAATATGGAGGAAGTAAAGGCAGTCTTGAATTTGTTTCCAGGGTTACAAAACACCTAGGTATGATCAGCTTCTCCAAAATATTGCGTTGGTGCACTGATGTGAAATAGATTCTCTAGGCTGTATGCTTTTGTTATTATGAAAAGCTAGGGTTTGGTCAGTTGGGAATATTCTAATCATCTTTACTAGTTTTCAAGGGGGTTTACACAATTTACTTAGATTGTGAGCGATAAGCCTACAAATTGCCATCCATATCCTATCAAAATAATGGAATCTTAGTCCAGACTCAAGTACTGAGGGAGTCCTTTTGCTGCATCTGTAGCAAAGAGCAAGGTTGATAGATAAAACCCGTTCAAATTAATCAATGAAAGGAAGTTCATTTGTCAATATCCCTGTTACATTTgccaatcaaatatttttatatcttccaTACATCACCTAATTAAAGAGTTGTTGCGCTCAGTCTTGCTATGATCAGGAATGTTAATTTATCTAGACCATCCAACTCTCATAACATAATGAGTTTTTGTTCTCTGGGTACAGATTCTGGTGTTGCATCAAATGGTGACACCAATCTAAGCGCTTCAGTAAAAGCTTGTTTGGATGCGAATTCACTTCTGGAGAAGGAAGAGTCGGATGTGGAGAGAGCAATTTCCAGGATTACAGAAGTTCAGGTGCACAGGATTCTTTATCCATACCTTTTTCACTCTTGAACGTGTCGATGGTTATTAACAATCTCAAGGTTTTGCAGATGAAAGAGATTCAAGATAAGATTCTTCGGTTTGAGGAGTTGGATTTGCAGATGGAGAAAGAGTGGCAGCAGCTGGACCAAATGAAGAACCTTCTCTTTGCTGACCAGCTCAGCGTTTTATCTAAAAGAAGTGTAACAACAAAAATCGACGAACGTGGTTCAACACTGAAAGCAGAGGAACGAGGGGATGAAAATGCAAAAACTGATTGAtgtattcaatttttatattaatcaaatgttaatttattttcattctgaGACCTCCCCATTTTCATTCTCAGGTCACAATAAATCGGTATATAGCAAAGCAATCTGAAATTTATGTCACAACTTACTAGcgactaatttatttttgtggctTATGGTACTTTTGAAACAGTAAGTtgactttaaaattatatgatttaaaaattaataaagttggaCTTTGTGTAAAATCGGTGAACTCTAATAAATAATCAGGTAAAATACTTCCTAATTAACTCTCGTTTCTCAACCTTTGTTTCCTCTCTGTCTAACAATCTTTTCACGCTTGTTAGGCATTCTGAAGCCCTCTTTATTGCAAACGAGCGCCGCCCG is part of the Populus trichocarpa isolate Nisqually-1 chromosome 2, P.trichocarpa_v4.1, whole genome shotgun sequence genome and encodes:
- the LOC7471744 gene encoding SWI/SNF complex subunit SWI3B → MHTKLRRFNGSRTAYHSLSSKGRSLLVKNIKERNYDSLNNSHLQQHPSALSLSLIGAPITAVMASVSPAPPSLHPKIPLSSTVKPEIQPPTTAAPSPRPPQPPPPSSEPDVVHIPSYSRWFSWDNIHECEVRFLPEFFDSRSPSKNPSVYKYYRNSIISQFRKNPSAKLTFTEIRKTLVGDVGSIRRVFDFLDAWGLINYSPLNKQLKWEDGKDSSSKTAASPAGGGGGDGGTAGDANASNTKDNCKRLCSGCKSLCSIACFFCDKYDITLCARCYVRGNYRVGVSSSDFRRVEISEEARTDWTEKETLQLLEAVMHYRDDWKKVAQHVGGRSEKDCITHFIKLPFGEVFTDYTDVGDVDSKYNQIKDCDDDESGRNGNGSPSTSKKIRLSPLVDASNPIMAQAAFLSALAGTEVAEAAARAAVTTLTEVEYGGSKGSLEFVSRVTKHLDSGVASNGDTNLSASVKACLDANSLLEKEESDVERAISRITEVQMKEIQDKILRFEELDLQMEKEWQQLDQMKNLLFADQLSVLSKRSVTTKIDERGSTLKAEERGDENAKTD
- the LOC7471743 gene encoding uncharacterized protein LOC7471743 isoform X1 yields the protein MAYQAVPGPSSGSSSSSGFQYMNSPFGDTTYTKVFVGGLAWETQSETMRRYFEQFGDILEAVVITDKNTGRSKGYGFVTFREPEAARRACADPTPMIDGRRANCNLASLGRPRPPQPYVGRLRPAPPYIASVQTPRGTYAGSFGYQQPVSYGYQQGLMYHPYGYAAYGPEYVYQQQGVYNPYAAGQQYLQIYGVPGTVNTGMYPYGQFGQNVPGGHGYTTMQGYAVPGHHIMQFGGPGVNAMTTSPLPTIQAPYPTGIAAAVPAQQQFIVPAPSPQYMHSSGSDQTTG
- the LOC7471743 gene encoding uncharacterized protein LOC7471743 isoform X2, producing MAYQAVPGPSSGSSSSSGFQYMNSPFGDTTYTKVFVGGLAWETQSETMRRYFEQFGDILEAVVITDKNTGRSKGYGFVTFREPEAARRACADPTPMIDGRRANCNLASLGRPRPPQPYVGRLRPAPPYIASVQTPRGTYAGSFGYQQPVSYGYQQGLMYHPYGYAAYGPEYVYQQGVYNPYAAGQQYLQIYGVPGTVNTGMYPYGQFGQNVPGGHGYTTMQGYAVPGHHIMQFGGPGVNAMTTSPLPTIQAPYPTGIAAAVPAQQQFIVPAPSPQYMHSSGSDQTTG